One part of the Girardinichthys multiradiatus isolate DD_20200921_A chromosome 10, DD_fGirMul_XY1, whole genome shotgun sequence genome encodes these proteins:
- the nlrc3 gene encoding NLR family CARD domain-containing protein 3: MNRKEHYDSIMDRSKRIMWQDDCYMDLQSTSCSASSQTETQNLHWIQKHKDQLQSFASHSFLEEIVGHLRNLDILTSAEENSIKEAGQLQDRIKMLTTIITGKESQSSDALQAFIESSDSEVAQLILNYDSMVKKHKEVLLQQYEKHRDRDSVSCPKLNISSRTLLLVDGLSDFQQKEHDLMQVGVTRGGRRNHLRQLGLAKLFEPLTRVSLPPRVTLTVGVAGIGKTTWVRHFIRQWCQGTICPDIHFVLPLTLCELNSLEKVSAERLLKMTFPHLQVPSLVLSNACRTLLILDGLDEFRSTLNFSDAAPCNEPKKEVSIDDLVTNVIRGNLLPDVAVWVTSRPGVASLIPGGLVDRVTEIPGFSPEDIQIFLNHHFSEKDFASRVWAHLESQKILMVMCYIPCICWMLAETLLYIMQSGRQESLPKTCTELYAHCCSMKAEVGEPRGREPVKSEQVHATNRKLLGNLGRLAFYSLLKHKYTFSEQDLRAYGIDILLTQSSLGAGVLIRRESNIHTTYRFTHLTLQEFLAATFYHVSSKRAIFDLFSESTMSWPKIGFQNHFRSAFQHSQQAEDGHLDLFVRFLTGLLCPTTIKPLAGLLALGKDDGSQKDWAAGFLQGLLSSVGSVVSLRAVNLAYCLQELQHTELLRSVEEDLRQGSLAGKLTRPHCVVLGYLLHASPECSEQTNLTGCLNYSTVKSLLPQLLYCTHLRLENNNFKDDVMELLGSLLSAKDCHIRKISLADNIISNKGAKALSRALLVNRTLTSINLKNNNIGSKGAKFLAEALKMNQALISINFQNNSIAEEGAQAIAEVLQCNRKLVSLNMRKNTVGAGGAKKFAEALKTNRTLTKLILCSNQLGDKGTVALAEALTFNHTLLSLQLQSNSISNKGMTALTKALRLNRGLVSLNLRENSIGVEGAKNMAHALQENNSLQNLDLTANLLHDDGVQAIAGAIKFNQGLTSLHLQWNFIKSTATKALAQALLSNTTIQLLDLQENTIGNEGVTYLAEALKVNTSLRTLCLQGVSAGTSGAVAMAEALTSNQTLQTLDLRGNAVGMKGAKALANSLKCNRSLKSLNLQENSLGMDGAIFIATALKGNHQLAYINLQGNGIGESGAKVISDAIKASAPSCVVDI; encoded by the exons ATGAACAGGAAGGAACATTATGATTCAATCATGGACCGTAGCAAGCGCATCATGTGGCAGGACGACTGCTACATGGACCTGCAGTCTACGTCCTGCTCTGCATCATCACAGACAGAAACGCAAA atCTACATTGGATCCAAAAGCATAAAGACCAGCTCCAGAGCTTTGCTTCACATTCCTTCCTGGAGGAAATAGTAGGACACCTCAGAAATCTGGATATCCTGACTTCAGCTGAAGAGAACAGCATCAAGGAAGCAGGCCAGTTACAAGACCGGATTAAAATGCTCACCACTATCATCACGGGCAAGGAAAGCCAAAGCTCAGATGCCCTGCAGGCATTCATAGAGAGCTCAGATTCAGAGGTTGCCCAGCTTATCTTAAACTACG ATTCCATGGTGAAAAAGCACAAAGAGGTGCTTCTACAGCAATATGAGAAGCACAGAGACAGAGATTCAGTCAGCTGCCCCAAACTGAACATCTCCTCAAGAACTTTACTGCTGGTCGACGGACTTTCTGACTTCCAACAAAAGGAACACGACTTGATGCAGGTGGGAGTGACTCGAGGAGGGAGAAGAAACCATCTGAGGCAGCTGGGGCTCGCTAAGCTCTTTGAGCCCCTCACGCGGGTCAGTTTGCCTCCCAGAGTAACACTCACAGTTGGGGTGGCTGGTATTGGCAAGACAACCTGGGTGCGACACTTCATCAGACAATGGTGCCAAGGGACCATCTGTCCAGATATACACTTTGTCTTGCCGTTGACGTTGTGCGAGCTGAACTCACTAGAGAAAGTTTCTGCAGAGAGACTGTTGAAAATGACTTTCCCTCATTTGCAAGTTCCCAGTTTGGTTCTGAGCAACGCCTGCAGGACACTGCTCATCCTGGATGGTTTGGATGAGTTTCGCAGCACTTTAAATTTCTCTGATGCGGCTCCTTGCAACGAGCCAAAGAAGGAGGTTTCCATTGACGACCTAGTTACAAATGTCATCCGAGGAAATCTGCTCCCAGATGTAGCAGTGTGGGTGACGTCGAGACCAGGAGTGGCCTCCCTGATCCCAGGGGGACTAGTTGACCGGGTTACAGAGATCCCAGGATTCAGCCCAGAGGACATCCAGATCTTTCTGAACCACCACTTCTCTGAGAAGGATTTTGCAAGCAGAGTATGGGCTCACTTGGAGTCCCAAAAGATACTGATGGTGATGTGCTACATACCATGCATTTGCTGGATGCTAGCAGAGACTTTGCTGTACATTATGCAGAGCGGGAGACAGGAAAGCCTCCCTAAGACCTGTACTGAGCTGTATGCCCATTGCTGCTCGATGAAAGCAGAAGTAGGTGAACCAAGAGGCAGGGAGCCTGTAAAATCTGAGCAGGTTCATGCAACTAATCGTAAACTGCTGGGCAACCTTGGACGTCTGGCGTTCTACAGCCTCCtgaaacacaaatacacattcaGCGAGCAGGACCTTCGGGCCTATGGGATAGATATACTTCTAACTCAAAGCAGtcttggtgctggagttctcattCGAAGGGAGTCCAACATACACACCACTTACAGATTCACACATCTGACTCTGCAGGAGTTTCTTGCAGctacattttatcatgtttccTCCAAGCGGGCCATCTTTGACCTGTTCTCTGAGAGCACAATGTCCTGGCCCAAGATTGGCTTCCAAAACCACTTCAGAAGTGCCTTTCAACACTCACAGCAAGCTGAAGATGGTCATCTGGATCTGTTTGTGCGCTTCTTGACAGGCTTGCTGTGCCCAACAACGATAAAACCTCTGGCTGGACTCTTGGCTCTCGGGAAAGACGATGGAAGTCAGAAGGATTGGGCTGCAGGGTTTTTACAAGGCCTCCTGTCCAGCGTGGGTTCGGTGGTGTCCCTCCGAGCAGTCAACCTGGCCTATTGTTTACAGGAGCTGCAACATACAGAGCTGCTCCGGAGTGTCGAGGAGGACCTACGGCAGGGTAGCCTGGCTGGAAAACTGACGCGGCCACATTGTGTGGTGCTGGGCTACCTCTTGCATGCTTCTCCAGAGTGCAGTGAACAAACCAACCTGACAGGGTGTCTGAACTATTCGACGGTGAAAAGCTTACTCCCACAGCTGCTGTACTGTACCCATCTGAG GCTGGAGAATAATAACTTCAAAGACGACGTCATGGAACTGCTGGGAAGCCTTCTGAGTGCCAAAGACTGCCACATCCGGAAAATTAG TTTGGCAGACAACATCATCAGCAACAAAGGAGCCAAAGCCCTGAGTCGAGCCCTCTTGGTGAATCGAACACTAACGTCCATCAA CTTAAAGAACAACAACATTGGATCAAAGGGAGCCAAATTCCTGGCGGAGGCTCTGAAAATGAACCAAGCCTTGATATCAATCAA CTTCCAGAACAACTCCATAGCGGAAGAAGGAGCTCAGGCCATTGCAGAGGTCCTTCAGTGCAACCGCAAACTGGTGTCTCTAAA CATGCGGAAGAATACAGTTGGAGCGGGTGGAGCCAAGAAGTTTGCAGAAGCGCTGAAGACAAACCGAACTCTTACAAAGTTGAT ACTCTGCAGCAACCAGCTTGGGGATAAAGGAACAGTTGCTCTGGCTGAAGCTTTGACGTTCAACCACACTTTGCTGTCACTCCA ACTTCAGAGTAACTCGATCAGCAACAAGGGCATGACAGCCCTGACCAAAGCTCTTAGACTGAACCGGGGTCTTGTCTCTTTGAA TTTAAGGGAGAACTCGATTGGAGTGGAAGGAGCTAAGAACATGGCCCACGCCCTGCAGGAGAACAACTCTTTGCAGAACCTCGA TCTCACAGCAAACCTGCTACATGATGACGGGGTTCAAGCAATTGCTGGAGCAATCAAGTTTAATCAAGGGCTTACATCTCTCCA CCTCCAGTGGAACTTTATAAAGTCAACCGCCACTAAAGCTCTGGCCCAGGCCCTGCTCTCCAACACCACCATTCAACTTCTGGA TCTACAAGAAAACACCATTGGGAACGAGGGTGTGACTTACCTCGCCGAAGCCCTGAAAGTCAACACGTCTCTGCGTACCTTATG TCTCCAGGGAGTCTCAGCAGGGACGAGCGGCGCTGTTGCAATGGCAGAAGCTCTGACGTCCAACCAGACTCTACAAACATTAGA TCTGCGTGGGAATGCTGTGGGAATGAAGGGGGCAAAAGCCTTAGCCAATTCTCTGAAATGCAACAGAAGCCTTAAATCATTAAA TCTGCAGGAGAACTCGTTGGGAATGGATGGAGCCATTTTCATTGCTACAGCTTTAAAGGGAAACCACCAACTAGCATATATCAA TTTGCAGGGAAATGGAATCGGAGAATCAGGAGCAAAGGTCATATCAGatgcaataaaagccagtgctCCCAGCTGCGTAGTGGACATCTAA